From the genome of Methanobacterium formicicum, one region includes:
- a CDS encoding ATP-dependent DNA ligase, with the protein MLYEDLVEVYQDLDSTTKRLEKTDILANFLAKVGEEEPELIPMVTLLSLGRIFPTWSEEELGIGSKLLMKAISKAVGVSPGEVENQMRDAGDIGLAAEELYQKKSQVTLFSRPLTIKKVHRNLVKMAEVSGNRAQFKKIDLLMELLSSASPSEAKYLTRTVLEELRVGVGEGTIRDAISQAFNIPTEVAERAHMLTNDMGLVASVAWKEGEEGLKKLTLKPGKPVKPMLAQLSPGIKESVEEMGWALCETKYDGIRVQIHRHGDKIDIFTRRLENISLALPEITQYIEKSLPHEDFIVEGEIIASRDGKPISFQYMLQRVRRKYEIDKMVSKIPLTIYLFDVLYYHQPTLDEPLQERRKILESLVKVENDRVELSAQVKVHPEEIHRAQDLFELSIKQGHEGIMIKDPQAPYMPGIRGKKMLKLKAEPETLDLVVIGGTYGKGKRAHLIGSYLMAIRDEDDKLKPLAYAATGLDDKTLLELSEMVEPLIESKDGRQVKIVPSIIMEIAFSEIVESPESEVGYSLRFPVVKRIRNDIGLDEIDTLERIKSIFKNSEKS; encoded by the coding sequence ATGTTATATGAAGATTTAGTGGAGGTCTACCAGGATCTGGACTCTACCACCAAACGTCTGGAGAAAACAGATATCTTGGCCAATTTTCTGGCTAAAGTGGGAGAAGAAGAACCGGAACTCATCCCCATGGTAACTTTACTGTCCCTGGGCAGAATTTTCCCCACCTGGAGTGAGGAAGAACTGGGGATAGGGTCGAAACTTCTGATGAAGGCCATTTCTAAGGCAGTTGGTGTTTCTCCCGGTGAGGTGGAAAATCAGATGCGTGATGCCGGGGATATTGGCCTGGCCGCTGAGGAGTTATACCAGAAGAAAAGTCAGGTGACCCTTTTCAGCCGACCACTGACCATAAAGAAGGTACACCGTAATCTGGTGAAAATGGCGGAAGTTTCTGGAAACCGGGCCCAGTTTAAGAAGATAGACCTTTTAATGGAATTATTATCATCGGCGTCACCTTCAGAGGCTAAGTACCTCACCCGCACCGTGCTGGAGGAACTACGGGTAGGTGTGGGGGAGGGAACCATCCGTGATGCCATTTCCCAAGCCTTTAACATCCCTACTGAAGTAGCCGAAAGGGCGCACATGTTAACCAACGACATGGGATTGGTGGCTTCTGTGGCCTGGAAAGAAGGGGAGGAAGGACTGAAAAAATTAACTTTAAAACCTGGAAAACCAGTTAAACCCATGCTGGCTCAGTTATCCCCGGGTATTAAGGAAAGTGTGGAGGAAATGGGATGGGCGCTCTGTGAAACTAAATACGATGGTATAAGGGTTCAAATCCACAGGCACGGTGATAAGATTGACATATTCACCAGAAGACTGGAAAATATCAGCCTGGCCCTTCCAGAAATCACACAATACATTGAAAAATCCCTCCCCCACGAAGATTTTATTGTTGAGGGAGAAATTATTGCCAGCAGGGATGGGAAACCGATATCATTCCAGTACATGCTTCAGAGGGTACGAAGGAAATATGAAATCGATAAAATGGTCTCTAAAATCCCGTTAACCATCTATCTGTTTGATGTACTCTACTACCACCAGCCCACTCTGGATGAACCTCTTCAGGAGAGGAGAAAAATACTCGAATCACTGGTTAAAGTGGAAAATGACCGGGTAGAGCTTTCGGCCCAGGTTAAAGTCCATCCGGAAGAGATTCATCGGGCCCAGGATCTCTTTGAACTTTCCATTAAACAGGGTCACGAGGGTATCATGATCAAGGACCCCCAGGCACCCTACATGCCGGGTATAAGGGGGAAAAAGATGCTTAAATTAAAAGCCGAACCAGAAACCCTGGATCTGGTGGTGATTGGGGGCACTTACGGTAAGGGTAAACGTGCCCATTTAATTGGCTCCTACCTGATGGCGATTCGGGATGAAGATGATAAACTCAAACCTCTGGCCTATGCTGCCACGGGACTGGACGATAAAACCTTACTGGAACTTTCAGAAATGGTAGAACCACTTATCGAAAGCAAAGATGGTAGACAGGTGAAGATAGTTCCCTCTATAATCATGGAAATTGCCTTTAGTGAGATAGTGGAAAGTCCGGAATCTGAGGTTGGCTACTCTCTACGTTTCCCGGTGGTTAAAAGGATCCGCAATGATATTGGTCTGGATGAAATTGACACCCTGGAAAGAATTAAATCCATCTTCAAAAACTCAGAGAAAAGTTAA
- a CDS encoding AMP-binding protein produces the protein MSSLLEKFVSQVDFESYPDFKDNFRIKTPENFNFAYDVVDEYARLYPEKVALVWCNDDTEKIFTFSDMKEYSDRAANFFAQQGVKKGDRVMLTLKSRYHFWFCILALHKLGAITIPATHMLKARDIVYRIKNAGIKMVVCIGEDGVPECFDEAHQKLGDTPLLKALVGDEDRDGWFNFSQELEKASPEFQRPTGDEAAGDQDISLIYFSSGTTGLPKMVMHHHTYPLGHIITAKYWQNVVEDGLHYTVADTGWAKAMWGQIYGQWISGTAVFVYDYERFNAAKMLDKASHHGVTTFCAPPTIYRFLIKEDLSQYNFSTLEYAVTAGEPLNPEVYNKFYEFTGLKLMEGFGQTELVVCIANFPWMAPRPGSMGKPSPGYNIQIMNPEGKECDVGEEGEITVKTADGKPPGLFGGYFKDPEKTDAAWYDGYYHTGDTAWKDEDGYLWFVGRNDDMIKSSGYRIGPFEVESAVISHPSVLECAITGVPHPVRGQVVKATIVLTGDYEPSPELEKEIQNHVKKVTAPYKYPRVIEFVDELPKTISGKIRRVEIREKDENQ, from the coding sequence ATGTCATCTTTACTTGAAAAATTCGTTTCACAGGTTGATTTTGAATCTTATCCAGATTTTAAGGATAATTTCCGGATAAAGACCCCGGAAAACTTCAACTTCGCCTACGATGTGGTGGATGAATACGCCCGCCTCTACCCGGAAAAAGTGGCCCTAGTATGGTGCAACGATGATACTGAAAAAATATTCACATTTAGCGATATGAAAGAGTATTCTGACCGGGCAGCCAACTTCTTCGCCCAACAAGGTGTGAAGAAGGGAGACCGGGTAATGCTCACTCTTAAAAGCCGTTACCATTTCTGGTTCTGTATTCTGGCATTACATAAATTAGGGGCCATAACCATCCCCGCCACCCACATGCTGAAAGCAAGGGATATTGTGTACCGTATAAAAAATGCCGGTATCAAAATGGTGGTGTGCATAGGCGAGGACGGAGTACCGGAATGTTTTGACGAAGCCCACCAGAAACTGGGAGACACTCCTCTTCTAAAGGCACTGGTAGGTGATGAAGATAGAGACGGCTGGTTTAACTTCTCCCAAGAACTTGAAAAAGCCTCCCCTGAATTCCAGAGACCAACCGGTGATGAAGCTGCCGGTGACCAGGACATATCGTTGATCTATTTCTCATCCGGAACAACCGGTCTGCCTAAAATGGTAATGCACCACCACACTTATCCCCTGGGCCATATAATAACTGCTAAATACTGGCAGAACGTTGTGGAAGACGGACTGCACTACACTGTGGCTGATACTGGCTGGGCCAAGGCTATGTGGGGCCAGATATACGGGCAGTGGATTTCAGGCACAGCAGTATTCGTCTATGACTACGAAAGATTTAACGCGGCAAAAATGTTGGACAAGGCATCCCACCACGGGGTAACCACATTTTGCGCCCCACCAACCATCTATCGCTTCCTCATAAAGGAAGACCTTTCACAGTACAATTTCTCCACCCTAGAATATGCAGTTACTGCCGGAGAACCCTTGAATCCTGAAGTTTACAATAAATTCTACGAGTTCACCGGATTAAAACTGATGGAAGGTTTCGGCCAGACTGAACTGGTGGTTTGCATCGCCAATTTCCCCTGGATGGCACCCCGCCCCGGATCAATGGGAAAACCATCCCCGGGATACAACATCCAGATCATGAACCCCGAAGGAAAAGAGTGCGATGTAGGGGAAGAGGGAGAAATCACAGTAAAAACCGCTGATGGAAAACCACCAGGCCTCTTTGGAGGATATTTCAAGGACCCGGAAAAAACCGATGCAGCCTGGTATGACGGATACTACCATACTGGAGACACTGCCTGGAAAGACGAAGATGGCTACCTCTGGTTCGTGGGGCGAAACGATGACATGATTAAAAGCTCAGGGTACCGTATAGGTCCATTTGAAGTTGAAAGTGCAGTTATATCTCACCCCTCAGTCCTGGAATGTGCTATAACTGGAGTACCTCACCCTGTCAGGGGGCAGGTGGTAAAGGCCACCATAGTGTTGACTGGTGATTATGAACCATCCCCTGAACTGGAAAAAGAAATCCAGAACCATGTTAAAAAGGTAACCGCACCCTACAAGTATCCACGGGTTATTGAATTTGTGGATGAACTACCCAAGACCATCAGTGGAAAAATCCGA
- a CDS encoding glycosyltransferase family 2 protein has protein sequence MRIITIVPAYNEEKAITNVVDGAKKHTDVLVVDDGSLDETANLAKNAGAEVLKHTKNIGKGAAIKTGLKYAIEEDYDIMVLVDGDGQHDPQCIPLLLDGMEGVDLLIGSRFLDMAPQNMPLHRRFSNGITTRLIRFVTGYHITDSQCGFRVISKKAAPLFTGISYNDYVYESEVLCKASENDLVVAEKPIQCVYGTEKSYVRTRHVVHYLMFTLKLLVRKMLRRI, from the coding sequence ATGAGGATTATAACTATTGTTCCCGCTTACAACGAAGAAAAAGCCATAACCAACGTGGTTGATGGTGCTAAGAAACACACTGATGTACTAGTTGTAGATGACGGATCCCTGGATGAAACCGCAAACCTGGCAAAAAATGCCGGTGCTGAAGTTTTAAAACATACCAAAAATATTGGAAAAGGTGCAGCTATTAAAACTGGACTTAAATATGCCATTGAAGAAGATTACGATATTATGGTTTTAGTAGACGGAGACGGACAACACGACCCCCAATGCATACCTCTCCTTTTAGATGGAATGGAAGGTGTGGATCTGTTAATTGGCTCCCGTTTCCTGGATATGGCCCCACAAAACATGCCCCTCCATCGTCGGTTTTCCAATGGCATTACCACTAGGCTCATAAGATTCGTAACCGGATACCATATAACTGATAGTCAGTGTGGATTTAGGGTGATATCCAAAAAGGCAGCCCCCCTCTTCACTGGAATATCCTACAATGACTATGTTTACGAGTCAGAAGTCCTGTGTAAGGCCTCAGAAAACGATTTGGTGGTGGCTGAAAAACCCATACAGTGCGTTTATGGTACGGAAAAATCCTATGTGCGTACCCGGCATGTGGTGCACTACCTCATGTTCACCCTGAAACTCCTGGTGCGTAAAATGCTGCGGAGGATCTGA
- a CDS encoding adenosine-specific kinase, which produces MELNLKIVKLEAPEDCNLILGQSHFIKTVDDLYEAVVNTVPQAEFGLAFGEASGDCLVRTAGNNEGLENRAGEKMLELGCGHSFLIFLAKAFPLNLTQRIKSVPEVVNLFCATANPVEVLVVETEQGRGIVGVVDGFKPTSIETEDDVAGRRKFLRDIGYKL; this is translated from the coding sequence ATGGAACTTAACCTGAAAATTGTTAAATTGGAAGCACCAGAAGATTGTAATCTAATTTTAGGGCAGAGTCATTTCATTAAAACTGTGGATGATCTTTACGAAGCCGTGGTGAACACCGTACCCCAGGCAGAGTTTGGTCTTGCCTTTGGGGAAGCATCCGGGGATTGCCTGGTGAGGACAGCTGGGAACAATGAAGGGCTAGAAAATCGGGCAGGGGAAAAAATGTTGGAACTGGGTTGCGGCCATAGTTTTCTGATATTCCTGGCCAAGGCCTTCCCCCTAAATCTCACCCAGAGAATCAAGAGCGTACCCGAAGTGGTTAATCTTTTCTGTGCCACTGCCAATCCCGTAGAAGTACTGGTGGTAGAGACTGAACAGGGAAGGGGAATTGTTGGAGTGGTAGATGGTTTCAAGCCCACAAGTATAGAAACTGAAGATGATGTGGCCGGGAGGAGGAAGTTCCTTCGGGATATTGGTTACAAATTATAA
- a CDS encoding OB-fold nucleic acid binding domain-containing protein, producing MVGIDDKKIFKVALFTAICGLVGMIASANSITPQTVQIKDMDRGMLDKEVSIEGMVTGVIQSQKGETYFLEVMDGTGRIKVVVFESAATEIQKTSVNLESLTQRRIKIVGKVTEYKGSLELVLKDASSLKIVA from the coding sequence ATGGTGGGTATCGATGATAAGAAAATCTTTAAAGTGGCCCTGTTTACGGCGATTTGTGGATTAGTGGGTATGATAGCCTCTGCTAATTCTATAACTCCTCAAACAGTTCAAATTAAAGACATGGACCGGGGAATGCTGGATAAGGAGGTTTCAATTGAGGGGATGGTCACCGGGGTCATCCAGTCCCAGAAGGGAGAAACTTATTTTCTGGAGGTTATGGATGGAACTGGAAGGATCAAAGTGGTGGTATTTGAAAGTGCAGCAACAGAAATCCAGAAGACCAGTGTGAACCTGGAAAGCCTCACACAGCGACGTATAAAAATTGTGGGCAAGGTCACTGAATACAAGGGTAGTCTGGAATTGGTTCTCAAGGATGCCAGTTCTCTTAAAATAGTGGCCTAA
- a CDS encoding glycosyltransferase family 39 protein, whose amino-acid sequence MEYSNLTRNKSFLLLIPAILALFLAFIPTLNYQWPLSWDIYYHVHLAKLYMAQGFTLWDPLTYAPFGRPIFYPPLFHYLLASLAILFKVDPFQVSRWIQPIFAFSLVLSFTYVVEKLYNLRVALTAGFFLFFTSVFHRAMLPLPETMALILFPLAIYLYYRALEGDGLKFAVSGGILSGMMMLTHDLTGLVMLGVVLLFTLALKLRRDNMEYRSLWVFLGFTLLVAALWWLPLLMAYGFTFHNPQPRLPGVLDYIFILVKTLGLPALIFAILWIVIGFKELEKDSNGKWYKKLSPKNILIGVWVLFLLIVSNAYLLGFSILIDRILNFAVFPVVIMASLGMEYIYSVKSKKSVYHNAYKVLIVLLIASSVCSGLFCALSVKPMVHDSQRDVAQWFAAHGDGKGVVMSLTEGLDPVIVSISRQPVSTGGYQPGMVKSLDRNLYYSGAYSPEDLKRDNIEYFVEQSPIPHPSYFTMVYQNKDYKVWRVDI is encoded by the coding sequence ATGGAATACTCCAATTTAACCCGTAATAAATCATTTTTGCTATTGATCCCGGCAATATTAGCATTATTTCTAGCTTTTATCCCTACCTTAAATTATCAATGGCCCTTAAGCTGGGATATTTATTACCATGTCCATCTGGCCAAGCTTTACATGGCCCAGGGGTTCACCTTATGGGATCCCTTAACCTACGCCCCCTTTGGACGACCAATTTTCTATCCCCCACTTTTCCATTATCTCCTCGCTTCCCTAGCTATACTGTTTAAAGTGGATCCTTTTCAAGTATCCCGATGGATACAGCCCATTTTTGCATTTTCCCTGGTTTTATCATTCACTTACGTGGTGGAAAAATTATACAACCTGCGGGTGGCGTTAACTGCCGGGTTCTTTCTGTTTTTCACTTCAGTCTTTCACCGGGCCATGTTACCCCTACCAGAAACCATGGCCTTAATTCTATTTCCCCTGGCGATTTACCTTTACTATCGTGCACTGGAAGGTGATGGTTTAAAATTCGCGGTTTCAGGTGGTATTCTCAGCGGGATGATGATGTTAACCCATGATCTGACTGGCCTGGTAATGCTGGGTGTGGTCCTGCTTTTCACACTGGCCCTTAAGTTAAGAAGGGATAATATGGAATACCGGTCATTATGGGTGTTTTTGGGATTCACTCTCCTGGTAGCGGCTTTGTGGTGGTTGCCCCTACTGATGGCATATGGTTTCACTTTCCACAACCCACAACCAAGGCTACCTGGCGTTTTAGATTATATTTTTATTCTGGTTAAGACCCTGGGATTACCTGCACTGATATTTGCCATTTTGTGGATAGTTATTGGGTTTAAAGAATTAGAAAAGGACAGTAATGGAAAATGGTATAAAAAACTATCCCCTAAGAATATTTTAATTGGGGTGTGGGTACTTTTCCTGTTAATAGTAAGCAATGCTTATCTACTGGGATTCTCCATCCTCATTGATAGGATACTAAATTTTGCTGTCTTTCCCGTGGTCATTATGGCTTCTCTGGGAATGGAGTACATCTATTCGGTCAAATCCAAAAAATCAGTTTACCATAATGCGTATAAAGTACTGATAGTTCTTTTAATTGCATCTTCAGTTTGTTCCGGATTGTTCTGTGCTTTATCGGTTAAACCCATGGTTCATGATTCTCAAAGGGATGTGGCCCAATGGTTTGCAGCCCATGGTGATGGGAAGGGAGTGGTGATGTCCCTCACTGAAGGCCTGGATCCGGTGATTGTTTCCATATCACGACAACCAGTTTCTACCGGAGGTTACCAGCCGGGCATGGTTAAGAGCCTTGATCGGAACCTTTACTACAGTGGAGCTTACTCCCCTGAAGATCTTAAGAGAGATAACATTGAATACTTTGTGGAACAGTCCCCCATACCTCATCCCAGTTATTTCACTATGGTTTACCAGAACAAAGATTATAAAGTCTGGCGGGTAGATATCTAA
- the glmM gene encoding phosphoglucosamine mutase, whose product MKKLFGTFGVRRIANQVLTPEFASKLAAAYGTLVKGWVAVGGDPRTSTPLIKHAVISGLLSSGCQVVDLGILPTPAVQYAVRNYYDGGVIITASHNPPQYNGIKFVDEDGIGIALDMELKIEDMYFNENPDRVEWDEIGEVTTNPGLVDEYIDEVIQRVDYDAIKKANLKVIVDCGSGAACFTTPYILRKLGCEVTTLNCQPDGSFPGRNPEPTEDNLQELIKTVKATGADLGIAHDGDADRTICIDEKGNFVMGDKTFALVEKQLLQENQGGLIVTTVATSTAIYDIAEEYGGTVKATRVGDLLVARELKESDGLFGGEENGGLIFPDFVLGRDAALSTAKIVEIMATSQKPLSQLVSELPAYQSVKMKVECPDDRKQEIMDKIAEDTQEYKVDTTDGVKIFREEGWLIIRPSGTEPIFRCFAEAKNIDDATKMAEWGISLVNKHLGN is encoded by the coding sequence ATGAAAAAGTTATTTGGAACATTTGGGGTTAGAAGAATTGCCAATCAAGTGTTAACACCAGAATTCGCATCCAAACTGGCCGCAGCATACGGTACACTGGTCAAGGGATGGGTAGCAGTAGGTGGAGACCCCCGAACATCCACTCCTCTCATAAAACATGCAGTTATTTCCGGACTCCTTTCATCAGGATGTCAGGTAGTTGATCTGGGGATACTACCCACACCAGCAGTGCAGTACGCCGTACGAAACTACTACGATGGTGGAGTGATAATCACCGCCTCCCACAACCCACCACAGTACAATGGAATCAAATTCGTGGATGAGGACGGGATAGGCATAGCTCTGGACATGGAACTTAAAATAGAGGACATGTACTTCAATGAAAACCCGGACCGGGTGGAATGGGATGAAATAGGTGAGGTAACCACCAATCCTGGCCTGGTTGACGAGTACATCGATGAAGTAATACAGAGGGTGGACTACGATGCCATTAAAAAGGCCAATTTAAAGGTGATAGTGGACTGTGGTAGTGGAGCAGCCTGTTTCACCACGCCCTACATCCTGCGCAAACTGGGATGTGAAGTCACCACCCTCAACTGCCAGCCCGATGGTTCCTTCCCGGGTAGAAATCCAGAACCAACTGAGGACAACCTGCAGGAACTCATCAAGACGGTGAAAGCAACTGGTGCCGACCTGGGAATCGCCCATGATGGTGATGCCGACCGTACCATCTGTATCGATGAGAAAGGAAACTTTGTAATGGGGGATAAAACCTTTGCCCTGGTGGAAAAACAGTTACTTCAGGAAAACCAGGGAGGACTCATAGTAACCACTGTGGCCACTTCCACGGCTATCTATGACATAGCCGAAGAATACGGGGGAACAGTAAAGGCCACCCGTGTGGGTGACCTTCTGGTAGCCCGAGAACTTAAAGAAAGCGACGGATTATTTGGTGGTGAAGAAAACGGTGGACTTATATTCCCGGACTTCGTTTTAGGAAGAGATGCTGCATTATCCACCGCCAAAATTGTGGAAATCATGGCCACCTCTCAGAAACCACTTTCTCAGTTAGTTTCAGAGTTACCTGCTTACCAATCGGTTAAAATGAAAGTAGAATGTCCTGATGACCGTAAACAGGAAATAATGGATAAAATAGCGGAAGACACCCAGGAATATAAGGTGGACACCACGGATGGGGTAAAGATATTCCGGGAAGAAGGATGGCTCATCATCCGGCCCTCGGGAACTGAACCTATCTTCCGATGCTTTGCCGAAGCTAAAAATATTGATGATGCCACTAAAATGGCAGAATGGGGCATATCCCTGGTTAATAAGCATTTAGGAAATTAA
- the afpA gene encoding archaeoflavoprotein AfpA yields MNKKRKIAWGITGSGEKLVETVEIMQQMRDEYHRQFDIRVFISKAGDQVLKYYNLSNTLETKFDKTWTEINSNAPFLAGQIQLGRYAFLLVAPATSNTVAKISLRIADTLLTNAAIMGQKTNTPLYIMPTDFREGIVTTKLPNGKDLELTITKEDAEHVENLSKMNSTNVFENPEEIPAIFQKNAEMLK; encoded by the coding sequence ATGAACAAAAAAAGAAAAATTGCCTGGGGGATTACCGGGAGCGGTGAAAAACTGGTGGAAACTGTGGAGATCATGCAGCAGATGCGTGATGAATACCACCGACAATTTGACATTAGGGTCTTCATTTCCAAGGCAGGAGACCAGGTTTTAAAGTACTACAACCTTTCCAACACTCTGGAAACTAAATTCGACAAAACATGGACGGAAATTAATTCTAATGCTCCATTCCTGGCCGGACAAATTCAGCTGGGAAGATACGCCTTCCTCTTGGTGGCCCCGGCCACATCCAACACTGTAGCCAAGATTTCGCTGCGTATTGCTGACACCCTGCTCACCAACGCCGCCATAATGGGTCAGAAAACAAACACCCCCCTTTACATCATGCCCACTGACTTCCGGGAGGGTATTGTCACCACTAAACTCCCCAATGGTAAGGATCTGGAGCTAACCATAACCAAAGAAGATGCAGAACACGTGGAAAACCTGTCAAAAATGAACAGCACCAATGTATTTGAAAATCCGGAAGAAATTCCGGCCATATTCCAGAAAAATGCGGAAATGCTTAAATAA
- a CDS encoding helix-turn-helix domain-containing protein, whose amino-acid sequence MNEKMKEIGLRIKELRELSDISAQGMADHLKIPLETYQEYEDGKKDIPASILFEISQKMEVDMGLLLTGEETRMHIFSVTRKGKGVEVGRRKQYQYENLAEKFIHKKAEPFIVTVEPKGEGYKPSTNSHPGQEFNYMLEGVLKIYIHDNEIILHEGDSIFFDSSYEHAMEALENKTAKFLAIVM is encoded by the coding sequence ATGAATGAGAAGATGAAAGAAATTGGCCTGAGAATTAAAGAACTTAGGGAGCTCTCAGACATCAGTGCTCAGGGAATGGCGGATCACCTGAAAATTCCCCTGGAAACCTACCAGGAATATGAAGATGGGAAAAAAGATATCCCGGCTAGCATTCTCTTCGAAATCTCCCAGAAAATGGAAGTAGACATGGGCCTGTTATTGACTGGTGAAGAAACCAGGATGCACATTTTCAGCGTTACCAGAAAAGGGAAAGGAGTAGAAGTAGGTCGTAGAAAACAGTACCAGTACGAAAATCTGGCAGAAAAGTTCATACACAAAAAAGCAGAACCCTTCATCGTTACTGTGGAACCCAAAGGTGAAGGATACAAACCATCAACCAACAGCCACCCTGGACAGGAATTTAACTACATGCTAGAGGGTGTCCTAAAAATTTACATACACGATAACGAGATAATTCTACACGAAGGAGATTCCATATTCTTCGATTCCTCTTATGAACACGCCATGGAAGCCCTGGAAAACAAAACAGCCAAATTCCTGGCCATTGTAATGTAA
- a CDS encoding UPF0104 family protein → MKKYYVFLISILLLALLVIWIGPQQMWEIIKTANPWLILLAIFIHLFVVWIRSLRWGYIINQPREFKKNFIVKTIGLFAGNFSPMRSAGEVLNAVAGKKINEITLSEGLSAGLTERFFDGAIGAILLLICAFLLPKIRVLAIMGGLASLGLLIVIYLINWREDTSIWIYNRIHSVLRFLPISEEVVETFYHKFTEGLRSMIEYTKSFSSFQNLMVVFLLTSASWILECVRLYVVFMAFNVEINFVAIIIIFLLANIIGIVSALPGGIGSIELSLTGLFVLFGVPSTVGGSIAMVDRLASFWVVSALGIVFSAYYARDILDEIKGYTLGLKKKNG, encoded by the coding sequence TTGAAAAAATACTATGTATTCCTGATAAGTATTCTCCTTCTGGCCCTCCTGGTAATCTGGATTGGCCCTCAGCAGATGTGGGAAATTATAAAAACTGCAAATCCATGGCTAATACTGTTGGCCATTTTTATACACCTCTTTGTGGTGTGGATACGCTCCCTACGTTGGGGTTATATTATTAACCAGCCCCGGGAATTTAAGAAAAACTTCATTGTCAAAACCATAGGGCTTTTTGCCGGTAACTTCAGCCCCATGCGCAGTGCAGGGGAAGTGTTAAATGCAGTTGCCGGGAAAAAGATCAACGAAATAACACTTTCTGAGGGTCTTTCTGCTGGTTTAACTGAAAGATTCTTCGACGGGGCCATAGGGGCAATTTTATTATTGATCTGTGCTTTTTTACTCCCCAAAATAAGGGTTTTAGCCATTATGGGAGGATTAGCCTCTTTAGGACTTTTAATAGTCATTTACCTTATCAACTGGAGGGAAGATACCAGTATCTGGATTTACAACCGTATTCATTCCGTACTGCGTTTTCTACCCATCTCTGAGGAAGTGGTGGAGACCTTCTACCACAAGTTCACCGAGGGTTTACGCAGCATGATCGAATACACCAAAAGCTTCAGCAGTTTCCAAAATCTAATGGTGGTATTCCTGTTAACCAGTGCTTCCTGGATTCTGGAATGTGTGCGCCTGTACGTAGTATTCATGGCCTTCAATGTTGAAATCAACTTTGTAGCCATTATCATCATCTTCCTACTGGCCAATATAATTGGAATAGTATCTGCCCTTCCGGGAGGTATTGGTTCCATTGAACTGTCCCTCACAGGATTGTTCGTGCTCTTTGGAGTTCCCAGTACAGTTGGTGGAAGTATAGCCATGGTGGATCGTTTAGCTTCATTCTGGGTGGTTTCTGCCCTGGGAATTGTATTTTCAGCTTACTACGCCCGGGATATACTGGATGAGATCAAGGGGTACACCCTGGGTTTGAAAAAGAAAAATGGTTAA